One window of the Zea mays cultivar B73 chromosome 3, Zm-B73-REFERENCE-NAM-5.0, whole genome shotgun sequence genome contains the following:
- the LOC100284076 gene encoding Tubby-like F-box protein 1, whose amino-acid sequence MPRHTAPAAPPSERGEMDEVVEADPDTEAEDQEERWATLLPELLSDVLLRVEASGAEQWPARKDIVSFACVCRWWRKAAVSVVRPPAESAKITFPSSLKQPGPRENPMQCFIMRNKNSTFYLYLGFTSSPVYKGKFLMAARRLRRGPHTEYIISLDAEDLSQGSNSYMGKLRSDFWGTNFKIYDSKPPYDGAKASSSRSSRRFGSRRISPQVSSGNYEVGQVSYKYNLLKSRGPRRMNCTLECPSAQETWENSLKTKFRRPLGPTTLRNKAPRWHEQLQCWCLNFHGRVTVASVKNFQLVTAAGPSDPTSNVDEETVLLQFGKVDDDIFTMDYRQPLSAFQAFAISLSSFGNKLACE is encoded by the exons ATGCCTCGGCATACTGCGCCCGCGGCGCCGCCATCGGAGCGCGGCGAGATGGACGAGGTGGTAGAGGCGGATCCGGACACGGAGGCGGAGGATCAGGAGGAGAGGTGGGCGACGCTGCTACCAGAGTTGCTCTCCGACGTGTTGCTGCGCGTCGAGGCCTCCGGCGCCGAGCAGTGGCCGGCGCGGAAGGACATCGTCTCTTTCGCCTGCGTGTGCCGCTGGTGGCGGAAGGCCGCAGTCTCCGTTGTGCGTCCTCCGGCGGAGTCCGCCAAGATCACCTTCCCCTCCTCGCTCAAGCAG CCAGGGCCTAGGGAGAACCCAATGCAATGCTTTATCATGCGGAATAAGAACTCTACATTCTACCTCTACCTTGGCTTCACAAGTT CACCTGTGTATAAAGGGAAGTTTCTCATGGCTGCTAGAAGATTAAGGCGTGGTCCCCATACTGAGTACATTATATCTCTTGATGCAGAGGACTTATCACAAGGGAGCAATTCATACATGGGAAAACTGAG ATCTGATTTCTGGGGGACAAACTTCAAAATATATGATAGCAAGCCACCATATGACGGCGCTAAAGCATCAAGTAGTCGATCTAGTCGTCGTTTCGGAAGCAGAAGGATTAGTCCCCAAGTATCGTCTGGTAACTATGAAGTTGGACAGGTTTCATACAAATACAACTTGCTCAAATCCAGAGGCCCCAGGAGAATGAATTGCACTCTTGAATGCCCTTCAGCGCAAGAGACCTGGGAAAACTCACTCAAGACAAAGTTCAGGAGGCCCTTGGGTCCCACAACTTTACGAAACAAAGCGCCCCGCTGGCATGAGCAGCTGCAGTGCTGGTGCTTAAACTTCCATGGGCGGGTAACAGTTGCATCGGTCAAGAATTTCCAGCTTGTGACTgctgccggccccagtgaccctaCTAGCAACGTGGACGAGGAAACGGTTCTGCTGCAGTTTGGTAAGGTCGACGATGATATTTTCACAATGGATTACCGGCAACCGCTCTCTGCGTTCCAAGCTTTTGCCATCAGCCTTAGCAGCTTTGGGAACAAGCTAGCCTGTGAATAG